The Plasmodium vivax chromosome 12, whole genome shotgun sequence genomic interval aaagtaAAATAGGTTTCAATCGGAATAAAAGGAATAGCCggtgaaacattttttttattacatgcTGGTGAAGGcataccattttttttacgccacAGAGCGATTTCTGCGTACAAAAAAAgcggggaagggggaaatgcaTCACAAATGCATCATGAAGgtgataagaaaaaaaaaaaaaaaaaaacactgaGAAACGTCATACATACAAACTCTTTTTAGTCTATTTGAAGCAGTTAAACTAGGCGAGTGGCACAATTAAGCTGTAAagcgtttttcttctttttcacttGTGTGCATATGGCTATgcaatataaaatgtacagcatatttatacatatgtaagGCACAATTAAGCGAGTCAACACACTTTGCAAGAAGTTCGTCTGCcatgccccctttttcctgcCTTTGTGGCTTTCCCCATGAGTACGCGCTAACGTAGGTACGCAGTAGCTTACTTTTTTCCCCGTGGGGTGGCATACACGAATACGAAGCGGGCTAAACGAGTGGGCTAAGCGCGCTGGCGAACAAGCCAATATGCGCCCCAATTTTGTGCGCAAAAATTACGCCTATAAAGTATCCCCATAAAATGGTAGCTTCGTAGAGAGTGGGAAGAAGTACCAATTGTACAGCTTTAACAGTACACCTAAAGCAGCACAGTAAGAATATTTAAGTATATTCAAACATTTCACAGAACATCGCCGCGACGATTCTTTCCCTAGCcgcatttattttcttctcttcaGAGAGATATAATGTTGTAGCCACAATTGTTTCCATTTGCAAAGGATAGCCACGTTAGAAAAGCAAACTGACCACGTGTTAACTGTAGAATTGCTGCTCACCAAGGGGGGAGTGAAATGAGGGCACGGACTGCAATTCGTGATGCTATATTTAAGGTAAAAGGCGAATGCTACACATGgaagtttatttattttttttttttttgaacccCTTTCGTTTTCGCACGAGCAGTTGTAAGATTATGTCCGTACAGGAAAATatgcgttcatttttttgttacctaTTTGCagagacacacacacagaaaAAGGGCCCCCGTTTAAAGTGTTCCATGACGATTACGAATTTGGAGAAGACAGTCATCAAAAGTGTGCTTTCCCccaggaaaggaaaaaaaaaaaaaaaaaaaacacgttaATTTTGTCCACTCcctataaattaaaaacagaAGGAACAACATTTCCGGGTTATTCTTCCgcataaggggaaaaatatatctttgCATATTcaggcatatatatattttatttttccgcATCTTATGATTTATTAATTCAACATCTGCGCGCTGTTCGTACCATTTTGGGAAGCCTGCTTGGCGTTTTCAACCTAAAGTGAAGTAGCGCGCGTGGCGGCGGTTTCGCTGTAAACGTTAAATATAACACGTGCGTAGATGTATGGGTACATCGGATTTGCACACATGCTGACACGGTGAGACCTCCCCATTTCGCCTCCCCACCAACACCACTTAATGCGCACAACGGAAACtaaaacagaaaaaggaaaagatgaAGGCGGAAAAGGATGACCCCTTTCATGAAGCAAAACAgtagggaaataaaaacactgcatatgtgtgtacgtgCACACacgttaaataaaaagagaaataaagTGCCACGTTgcaaatgttttatttttttttttttttcgcatctctcacatttgaaaaaagcGCACAGTCTACATAAATGCACACGTGAAAGGAGACCAAAACCGTTGTGCCTATCTGTGCGAGAATAATTCATTACGTGGACGCATTGCACCATTCCCTTTCAGCGAAGTGGACGTCTCAGTGAAGAAGCTGCAAAGTCTATACAACAACTGGAGTAGCATCCCGGACAAAAATtcaatgtaaaaaatttaatcattTTGCGGCATAGTTGCTCACAATgcagcgggaaaaaaaaaagcttataCCCACactgcctcctttttgctgacGAAGCGTAATCCCCATGGGTGCTTCCACACACATGCTCCATTTCAATAGCGTAGCTTTAAGGACCCATTTAAAAGGCAAATTCAAATTTGTTCCCCCGCAGGCTGGCCAAGGAGAAATACTCCCTgataaaggaagaaataaaatatcttAACGAAGACTTAGATGATCTGGACAACTCCGttaatgttgtaaaaaagaatttattcaaatttaatattagcAATGAGGAGTTGGAGAATCGAGCCAGTTCGCTGAAAAATATTCGAACCGTCCTGAACGATATTTCCAGCAATTTGACGTACAAGGTGAGAGCAGCGGGAGAAAAGAAGCGCCACGTAATCGgctacaaaaatgaagaatctTTTGTGCGATAAATGCAACCTttatgttttcccctttttttgtggcaGGTTTTAAACTACAGTGGAGACATCAAGGGGGAATACGACGCAgtaatgctttaaaaaaaaaaaaaaaaaaaaaaaaagcaaaaagggaatgaCGAGTGGGGGGGAGATGACTCGCTAATAAATATGCGTTCGCTGTCCGAAATCCGGGGAATAACCCCactttacataatttttaaaaaatagagagAACGAACCGTTTATGCCCCAATGCATATACCTACATACGCCCTTCTGCGTATGCATTTCCAGGTTGTGCTCAAAAGGCAAGATAACGATTTGGACGAACTCGCCGAGTCAGCGGAGCGGCTGCACAACGCCGCCATCACCATCAATACAGAGCTGAAGGATCAACAAAGGTATAAAAAGagtgaaaaggaaacatTTTCAGTcgtatatttctatttttgctCGAATCGCCTTTTATATTATCCCCCCATcaccccctcttttttttcccccatttatGTAGACTGCTTGACGAGTTGGAAAACGAAATGGATTATTCAAGTgagccaaaaaaggagaagcacatTTGTAGATACCTCTCGTGCATGGCGATTAAATGCACTTTTGCTTCTGCCGCAGACAAACTCCATTCCATTTTGACCACTTGCCCCCTCCTTCTcagatgaaaaaatgaactttgtgacgaaaaaaattgcagattATTTAAAGACAAATAGTAAGTACACAAAGGAGAGGCTATTAAATAGAATGCAAGAGTCATTTTGTATAAAGCATGTTCGGGGGAATGCCACCCCTTATGCCGTGCCGCACACCCATCTGTGCTGAGCTCGTAATGAGAATCCCCCCTTTTCCgttgccccttttcgcaGATCCGAAAATGCTATCCCTAATAGTCTACCTGACGCttatctcattttttttgttatttgtCCTCGTGGTTTCCTGATCGGATAGTTCATGGTGCGAAAGGGAAGCAACCTTCTACGAGCCTGCAATATGGGCATATTCTTATACAACATGCATGCTCACGCGTATGTTCCACACGTGAGACTTCACCTGGGGCGCGTCTGACGCGGTATAACTACCTCGtttgtattttaaaacaacttataattttatcaaacAATTGCTCAAGTTGACGAAAAAGGATCCCAATttgtgtttaaaaaaatgaacacatgGCGTAACGCGTGGGTagccccccaaaaaaagagagcTACAGTTGCCACTTCAATTTggacacatacacatatgctTACATAACGCATTTGTGTGGGTCCTTATAACTCATTTGACAAAGTTCCTACGTAGGAGGGGggtacttcccccccttcggcCTAACATACTTGacagaagcaaaaaaaaaaaaaaaaaaaaaacttttacaATTCAACCGTGCGGAGAAGGAACATACATATACTTCAATTTTTATGGAAACACAAATTGCTTACAAAGTcgtatgtgtgtatttatACACATGAGTGTTGCATCCAAATTGTGGTGTGGAGTTGAGTAAAGGAGAGGTGAATGTTGACTGAATGCTGGCTGAATGCCGGAACAAATTAAAGGGAGAGCTGATCGAGTGGCGCGCGATGTTCCCTTTTCCAAGAGTACGCAGTGCGTATGCGCGAGCAGGAACGGGTAAACGTAAACACAGGCGCGTTTAGGCAAGAATGTTACATACACAGACGCGAAGGCGAATGTGATGGGGGCGCTCTCACTGGCATATGTGCCGCCTAAGTAATTACCATAATTGTCACTTTTCCGCGGGCACCCTTTAAAACGTCGGCCGCGCTGCAAACTCCTGCACAGATCGGAAAactgttttttccttttgcctttttccattttcctttttttaaacatttaatGGAGAAATTAACGACCCGTTCATCGGTAGTTGTGGTAGGCGCCTCTATCCGGGTGCACGTTCTTATGCGTGTTTTTGTACAAggtgttcccccctttgttgtTAGCGGGTCCGTTCCCACTGTGGTTATTCTGCTTGTGGCGAGCTACATTATTGTTTTGGCGAGCTACGTTACTATTTTGGCGAGCTACATTACTGTTTTGGCGAGCTACATTACTGTTGTGGCTGCTGTAACCTCCGTGGTTGCCTTTGCCCTGGCCGCGTTTGGGATTGTCATCAGAGTGGTTATTATTCTGATGCCTGTTGTGCATATTGTGcgagttatttttattcacatgGAAGTTAGCATTTTGCTTCATGGAGGAACTACCTTTTGGGTTATTAAAATGACCACTGGTGGCGCTTGCGAATTTGTACAGACCTGACCTGGCGCTATTCATTTGCCCGTTTGTGTATCCCTGGGCGCCGTCATTGGCCTCGTTATGCATGTTATAGTAACCACCTGGGTGATTACCGCCTGGATGATTACCGCCGCTGTTTCTGTTGTCCTGACCCCTGCCATCATTATTATAGTAATCGCCAACGCCACTGTCATGGGTGTTCCTATTCTTATTGTGATGCCTACTGCTAAACTGGTCGCTGCCTCTATTTCTATTGCCATGCTTCCCTCCGTGTGGGTGGAAGTCACTTATGTTGTCATGCTGGTCATTGCCTACCTGttgcttatttttgtaatCATGGTAGCTGCCGCTTTGGTGGGCATCATTCTTGTGTCTTTTATTATTCGAGTGGAAAttattttggctagctgaaTCGTACGCGTCGTAATTCCTCTTCTGCTTGTTCCTTTGTGCATTATCGTTAAAGGAGTTCTTTGTGAGGATTACCTTACGTTTGCTGTTGTCATACGCATCATCGTCTTCTTCCATATACACGTTGTGATTGCTACTAAAATTTCTTGCGTCTTTGTGGCGGTTGTGTGGGGCAGCGCCGACTCTCTCCTGGTTTGCTGCGGCTTGGCTAGTGTCGCTCCCGCGTCTGTTGTCGCGTCGGTTGCCGTGTTCGCCCCCACGTCCGTAGCCGCGCCCGTATCCACCCCCATTGCCACCTCCGTAGCCACGTCCGTATCCACCTCCGTTGTTACCTCCGTTGTTACCTCCGTTGTTACCTCCGTTCCCACCACTACTGCTGCTCTGGCCGGATCTGTTGTGCCCATTTCGCAGGGCATTATTATCACCGTCATCGTTGCCCCTCCGTTCACCGCTTTTGGGCTCATGTAAAATCCATATATTTCTTGGATTTCTCATGTAGACATAATAGGAAGGATCCAACTTGCTGTTGTATTCCCTCCTAACGTTGTGCGAGTGCTTGGCGTAAATGTACGGAGGCCTTCCACATTTCAAATGGTCATTAGAGAAACAATTTAAGCAGGGCATGCTTCCATACGGATGCTGAATGTACTTTAAGTCGTTTAGAAGCTTCTCTGCATTCGCTTTGAATGCCATATATTGTGCCTTGGTGTTGTGGCAAATCGGTCCAGTCACCCGTTTATAGCAGAGGAAGCAGTAGGTGTTTTTACACACATGTCTGAAGGTCAACTCTCTGTCGCAATCGCTAGATCCGCAGTTCTGAcaggtgtattttttttctttgtacAATTCGCTTTGgaagtaaaaatggaaaaataaattttcagCATTGATGTCTGGAAATTTTACtagccaattttttattttttctcgaAAATCGTCTACCACTTGGTTGGACTTGGAATCGTCTGTGCAAATTTCTTCACCCGTTTGTGTGCACCTTTCCGCGTTTTCCATGGCCACTGGGGAGATGTCCTCCGCCTGCATGGGTTTTCCTTCTATTTCGGCCGTCCCCGTATTTTCTACATCCGCAGCGGTTGCATCGTTTTCGTCACCTCCTTCGACAGCAGCGATTTCTTCACCCTCCTCGACAGTAGCATTTTCTTCACCCACTTCGGCAGCAGCGTTTTCGTCACCCTCCTCGATTGTAGCGTTTTCGTCACCCCCTTCGACAGTAGCATTTTCTTCACCCTCTTCGATTGTAGCATTCTCTTCACCCCCCTCAACAGCAGCGTCTTCCTCGCCCCCCTCGACAGTAGCATTCCCTTCACCCTTCGATGGGGGGCTGGCCCCCCTCCGCGGCGCCTTCCTTCCCAAAAGGACATCCACAAAATTGTCGTAGTCCCCCGGCGCATCTTCGCCAAGCACATTTGGGTCATAGTAATATCTGTTGTTGGCCTCATTTGGCCTACTCCGTTTGTTTCTCTCCTGAGAGGCAGATGAAACGATGCGATAAATTTTATCTTTCCTCAATTTCACTAATATGTTTTCATTCCCTTCCAAATTAGGCTCCATAAAACAATCTGGTTCCAACTGCTCTGGGCCCTCgattaaaatattatcctTTTGAAAACTGGTCAAAATATGGACTcgaattttcttcctcatattttcataatcgTTAATTTGATTTTCGTTTAATTCTTCCAGCATATCGAAACTATCGCTTGTGCTGATTTGGTCCATTTCCAGGGTTATgacttcatcttcttctacGCTGTAGTGGTTATTATTGTTGTCGTTCGTATTGCCGTTGCTTCCGTTGCTTCCGTTGCTTCCTTTACTTCCATTGTTTTTGTTCGGTTCCTCATCGGGGGGCACGGTAAGGCCCTCCCTATCCCCCCTGAAATTCCCAAACTGATTCTTTTCTGTATTTGTGTTTAAGCGAACATTTTCGTCTGGATTTATGTTTATTGTAAAAAGATTATCCATTaaaaggtgttttttttttttcacttatttttCCGTCCTACAACGGAGTGTCTCTGTGGCGCCTCGGATATTCGCGCAATGTGCTTTTTTGTAGgtgtaatattatttttttcctctcctaTGATCTGCGTTCTTttacttcccttttgtgttAACTCTCTTCCCATTAATTGCGCTGTGTGCAATGATGTCCACCACCCCctttcggaaaaaaaaaaaacttacacAGAGGTGTATGTACAATTAGCGTGTTGCACTACAAGTGGATGCTCACATGTATGTGTTAGGACACTCTGCGCTGTGCATATGCGTCGTAGGCCCACTGTGTTTTATCTCAGTTTGGAAGAATTCCGGCACCCCTTTggctctttttcttctgctcTCTTTCCACTACAAAAAGAGCCGAAAGGGGTCGAGGGGAACAAATGTCATTTTATCCAACTTAGCCGCGtgggtgggggggaaattggTCGAGTGGGCAAAATTGGTCAGGCTAAACAAAAACAGCCAAGTCAGCAAAGGGCAGAAAAACGCTGCACGTTACCGAAACATGGGCAACCGATGCAGGTCGGCcaaacgtaaaaaaagcTGCAAGTTAAGCAAACGTAAACAAACGCTGCAAGTTAACCAAACGTAAACAAACGCTGCAAGTTAACCAGTTTTTTCGCagctttcatttttcactttcatGTTTCACTCCGGTTGGCGGAATTGCGCATTGTTTCCCTTATTCACGCGAACggtaagttaaaaaaatattgcagTTTTGCCTCGCATCAATGAAGTATCCCTTTCTCGCGACGTAACAATAATATtgcataacattttaaagaaaaaaaaaaaatgcaaactgCTTAGTTTGAAAGAAATTATTCCCATAAAGGTGCAAATGGTAggagcaaaaatggaaaagcgGCATAATAAAACGCAGAAGCTCGGcatcccccaaaaaaaaaaaaaaaaaaaaaaatacccaaaACGCCGTTACGATTTTGTACAATAATAAGCGCTTGTTACGCTACAGGTATGAgcatttccccatttttggaaaacgACCCAGCGTTGCTAAATGGAAGcccaaggagaaaaaaaacttcaccAAAAATAAGAAACACGCTTATTATAGTGTGACTTGCCATATAAAGTGTGCCATCTGCCATgcttgcaattttttcgttcGTTAGCCTGGACGGGGAAGGCACATAACAGGACATTCTTCCACTTTGTGAATGCAGCTTAGTCAGTTTTGCCTTTAGGAGGGCCATACCGGCCATATGGTATGTTTTgctatggaaaaaaaaaagaccaacAACGCGTTTAGCCAAACCTTACTGAAACTTCAAAAGGGATGGTGACAAAGGGAAGTGTCGCTTTTTCATCTTAAAAAGGTGCACACATTTGATCATCATGCTTAATCCCTTTTGCAATGAAATGAAAGACCAATACGATTATTTTGTTGCGCAGTGGGAGGCCAAACAAAATAGTTTCCGTTGTGCTGATAAGCTGCACAGAAGTCGTCACAATGCTCAGACGGGAGACGaaccaccccctttttggaaacGCGTTCTGTTCATCTGGTTTCTCAATTTTGTGTTGCTTAACCTATTGGTAGGAAAAATTATGCGTTCTTTTCTGTCCCATTGTTTTGCTCCATATTCATATCTCAAAAGGGGTAGAGAAGCAGAACGAGgcagaataaaataaagccGAATTAAACACACTCAGGTTTTGCCTACCATGTAGTAAGCGAAACCCAGTTTTGCTTCGATCCTGCGGAAAAGCAGCTACGCTGAGACAGTAGATGCCCTAAAAGATAATCACCCCGGGTAAATTATTCTCTCATTGGCATACTAACGGATATGGTGGTTCTTTCTTTCCTGACTTTACTAAAGCAGCATGTTAAAAGCCAAACCTGTGTTCAGTAATTCCACCTCCAAATTGGTTCCCACATACGTCAGAGTAATTCACAAACAAAGGGTAAAATGAGCGCATACACCTTCATGCATGTATGCACACGTGTATGCGTGATGTTCCCTAAGCGCAACTATCTTGAGCGGCTCCAACGGGGCAATCGTGTAAGAGTGCTGCAGTGGCACTTTTTCTCGTCGAATTGTTTACTCCgcttcagaaaaaaaaaaaaaaaaaaaaatttcataacaACGTaagatgcaaaaatgttactGCTGCAAACGTGAaaacatattaattttaaaaagaaaaatgagcgCAACGATTGAGGGAAGGGCAACTGTACCATGTAAGTGTTGCCCTTCtgaacagaaaaaggggaaaacctTTTAAGATGTGATGGAGCACATGATCGCACATATGTGACTGCCCGATTGGCTGACTAATGCACTGGAATGTAGAGAACGTAGCTGCAGCCCCCGTTGGAGTGAAACATTTGCGACGCGAGGCTCCAGAGTACGCAAGCGCAGATGCGGCAAAGCGACGTTCAGTGAACAGGCCACCCGTTTGACCAGTACACGCGCTGCGTGTGTATTCCTGCAGGGTTACCCCCGCTTGAGCAAGTGCGGTCGAAGTAGTAGcagcagcagaagcagcaaCAGCAGTAGCAGTGTGTGCCGCTCCACTGCGCGTAATTCTTCCCTGGCAAAAGATGAACCTTGTGCTGTGCCTAATTTGGATCCTTATATACATAGCTGGCGACGGAAGA includes:
- a CDS encoding hypothetical protein, conserved (encoded by transcript PVX_117855A); amino-acid sequence: MKAEKDDPFHEAKHEVDVSVKKLQSLYNNWSSIPDKNSMLAKEKYSLIKEEIKYLNEDLDDLDNSVNVVKKNLFKFNISNEELENRASSLKNIRTVLNDISSNLTYKVLNYSGDIKGEYDAVVLKRQDNDLDELAESAERLHNAAITINTELKDQQRLLDELENEMDYSNEKMNFVTKKIADYLKTNNPKMLSLIVYLTLISFFLLFVLVVS
- a CDS encoding hypothetical protein, conserved (encoded by transcript PVX_117860A) — encoded protein: MDNLFTININPDENVRLNTNTEKNQFGNFRGDREGLTVPPDEEPNKNNGSKGSNGSNGSNGNTNDNNNNHYSVEEDEVITLEMDQISTSDSFDMLEELNENQINDYENMRKKIRVHILTSFQKDNILIEGPEQLEPDCFMEPNLEGNENILVKLRKDKIYRIVSSASQERNKRSRPNEANNRYYYDPNVLGEDAPGDYDNFVDVLLGRKAPRRGASPPSKGEGNATVEGGEEDAAVEGGEENATIEEGEENATVEGGDENATIEEGDENAAAEVGEENATVEEGEEIAAVEGGDENDATAADVENTGTAEIEGKPMQAEDISPVAMENAERCTQTGEEICTDDSKSNQVVDDFREKIKNWLVKFPDINAENLFFHFYFQSELYKEKKYTCQNCGSSDCDRELTFRHVCKNTYCFLCYKRVTGPICHNTKAQYMAFKANAEKLLNDLKYIQHPYGSMPCLNCFSNDHLKCGRPPYIYAKHSHNVRREYNSKLDPSYYVYMRNPRNIWILHEPKSGERRGNDDGDNNALRNGHNRSGQSSSSGGNGGNNGGNNGGNNGGGYGRGYGGGNGGGYGRGYGRGGEHGNRRDNRRGSDTSQAAANQERVGAAPHNRHKDARNFSSNHNVYMEEDDDAYDNSKRKVILTKNSFNDNAQRNKQKRNYDAYDSASQNNFHSNNKRHKNDAHQSGSYHDYKNKQQVGNDQHDNISDFHPHGGKHGNRNRGSDQFSSRHHNKNRNTHDSGVGDYYNNDGRGQDNRNSGGNHPGGNHPGGYYNMHNEANDGAQGYTNGQMNSARSGLYKFASATSGHFNNPKGSSSMKQNANFHVNKNNSHNMHNRHQNNNHSDDNPKRGQGKGNHGGYSSHNSNVARQNSNVARQNSNVARQNNNVARHKQNNHSGNGPANNKGGNTLYKNTHKNVHPDRGAYHNYR